A section of the Drosophila sechellia strain sech25 chromosome 3L, ASM438219v1, whole genome shotgun sequence genome encodes:
- the LOC6610368 gene encoding peroxisomal membrane protein PMP22, producing the protein MPTTMDDMTSTQSDQISQFLECHGTTPVPHSGTSEILKLVRASKVIGSALSCESATKTFGVSQAHLCSTGNMALSKPLYSLFGTYLEQLFNHPVRTKSITACVLATSANVTSQRLAGAKTLNQQSVFAYGLFGLIFGGSVPHYFYTTVERLFSQDVRFRRFFLFLSERLVYAPIYQALSLFFLTLFEGKSPSTALKNVEKLYWPLLKANWQYLSVFVYLNFAYVPPMFRSISMAIISFIWVVYIAQRRRRFQEKLAAKEAAK; encoded by the exons ATGCCGACAACAATGGATGATATGACGAGCACGCAGAGTGACCAGATATCGCAGTTTCTCGAATGCCATGGAACCACCCCAGTTCCACACTCTGGAACTAGCGAAATACTAAAGTTAGTACGTGCGTCTAAAGTTATTGGTTCGGCGCTCAGTTGCGAATCTGCGACCAAAACGTTTGGAGTTTCTCAG GCACATCTCTGCAGCACCGGCAACATGGCTCTCTCCAAGCCCCTGTACTCGCTCTTCGGCACTTATCTGGAGCAGCTCTTCAACCACCCGGTCCGCACCAAGTCCATTACGGC ATGCGTTCTGGCCACCTCGGCTAATGTCACCTCCCAGCGATTGGCAGGCGCCAAGACCCTCAACCAGCAGAGCGTATTCGCCTACGGACTCTTTGGACTGATCTTCGGTGGTAGTGTGCCGCACTACTTCTACACGACGGTGGAGCGACTCTTCAGCCAGGATGTGCGCTTCCGGAGGTTTTTCTTGTTCCTGTCCGAGCGACTGGTCTATGCTCCGATTTACCAGGCACTATCCCTGTTCTTCTTGACCCTGTTCGAG GGCAAGTCTCCCAGCACTGCATTGAAGAATGTTGAGAAGCTCTACTGGCCTCTGCTGAAGGCCAATTGGCAGTACCTGTCTGTGTTCGTGTACCTCAACTTCGCCTACGTGCCCCCGATGTTCCGGTCCATCAGCATGGCCATCATCTCCTTCATCTGGGTGGTATACATCGCCCAAAGGCGTCGCCGCTTCCAGGAAAAGCTGGCCGCCAAAGAGGCAGCCAAATAG
- the LOC6610364 gene encoding protein brother codes for MHHHQNLGDAAALNGMIPPYEAMAMYEQPKPRFIFKMPRVVPDQRSKFDSDELFRRLSRESEVRYTGYRERAMEERRLRFVNDCRKGYAEISMVASGTNLQLYFNANHNPYAQEQECDFERERGKVHLRSSFIMNGVCVRFRGWVDLDRLDGAACLEFDEQRAQQEDAQLQEQIQSYNQRMAESRRIYHTPQTPPEDHHHRGGPGLPRGPMGW; via the coding sequence ATGCATCATCACCAGAATCTCGGAGACGCGGCTGCCTTGAATGGAATGATACCGCCATACGAAGCCATGGCTATGTACGAGCAGCCCAAGCCCAGATTCATCTTCAAGATGCCCCGCGTGGTGCCTGACCAGAGGTCCAAGTTCGATAGCGACGAGCTCTTCCGCCGGTTGAGTAGGGAGAGCGAGGTTCGCTACACAGGATACCGGGAACGTGCAATGGAGGAGCGCAGGTTGCGGTTTGTCAACGACTGCCGCAAGGGCTATGCAGAGATATCGATGGTAGCTTCAGGCACTAATCTGCAGCTCTACTTCAACGCCAACCACAATCCGTACGCCCAGGAGCAGGAGTGCGATTTCGAGCGGGAGCGGGGCAAAGTCCATTTGCGTTCCAGTTTCATTATGAACGGGGTGTGCGTCCGCTTCCGGGGCTGGGTGGATCTAGACCGACTGGATGGCGCTGCCTGCCTGGAGTTCGACGAGCAACGAGCCCAGCAGGAGGATGCTCAGCTGCAGGAGCAGATCCAAAGCTACAACCAGCGCATGGCTGAGTCCAGGAGAATATACCACACGCCGCAGACTCCACCCGAGGATCACCATCACAGGGGTGGGCCTGGTCTGCCTAGAGGACCAATGGGATGGTAG
- the LOC6610363 gene encoding proline-rich protein PRCC, whose product MSLVAYAASSDEDSENEEENSLPQVEIIKPQAKPSTPNAPNEASLAPESASGHISDEDDDYVLQEVSLQELKPPNGRLLLALPKPKVTAPAEDLENEDVDHQVTSAFANLPMPRTAAKGKAIVEEKDDEFLHKKALPVEIEKPPPPPVKGKVKISIPSLRDFSDVDQEKADRAKNKVNKPNAPKGSGLLSLLPQAKSERNFSKNSSSAAGSPSASNTLAPSPNNNPAQSRAAPAFVPDTVKHRRAAHNTEGVDGPKASHKKNPEAKDALKPTKSKPISKPTSLVNASDSEDDDEDGTGDYFSLNSEQKLPEVSSNEISALVAKRAAKMVEASSKYLEEVAEKEAAEAEAARLEEEQTQIAQMRYHEQQLNAEAMDALVGKNAKRRRKEAKEMQVIDISGSQVLPDREEWMRSALASSTTFQPTGVLTDEEPVAGTRRKHQITYLAHKAKANEAELQAMWSANRQTRRATQSKYGF is encoded by the coding sequence ATGTCGCTTGTTGCATATGCTGCCAGTTCTGATGAAGATTCGGAGAACGAAGAGGAAAACTCTTTACCACAAGTGGAAATAATCAAACCTCAAGCCAAGCCGAGCACACCAAATGCTCCCAATGAGGCGTCCTTAGCTCCGGAATCAGCCAGTGGTCACATTAGTGACGAAGATGACGACTACGTTCTCCAGGAGGTGTCCCTTCAGGAGCTAAAGCCGCCCAACGGAAGACTGCTATTGGCCTTACCCAAACCAAAAGTCACTGCTCCCGCTGAGGATCTGGAAAATGAGGATGTGGACCACCAGGTTACCTCCGCCTTTGCCAACCTGCCCATGCCACGAACAGCAGCGAAAGGAAAAGCCATTGTAGAGGAGAAAGACGATGAGTTTCTGCACAAAAAGGCGCTGCCCGTAGAAATAGAGAAACCTCCACCGCCGCCAGTCAAGGGAAAAGTAAAAATCAGCATTCCTTCACTAAGAGATTTCTCAGATGTGGACCAGGAGAAAGCGGACAGGGCTAAGAACAAAGTGAACAAGCCCAATGCACCCAAGGGATCGGGATTGTTGAGTCTGCTGCCACAGGCAAAGTCGGAGCGCAACTTCTCCAAGAACTCTTCATCCGCGGCTGGCTCCCCATCAGCCAGCAACACTCTTGCTCCTAGTCCAAACAATAATCCTGCGCAGTCCCGAGCGGCACCAGCTTTTGTACCCGATACAGTGAAGCATCGACGAGCTGCACACAACACCGAAGGCGTAGATGGCCCTAAGGCCAGTCACAAGAAGAATCCTGAGGCAAAGGACGCTTTGAAGCCAACAAAATCCAAACCTATTAGTAAACCCACTTCGCTGGTAAATGCCAGCGATAGTGAAGATGATGACGAAGATGGCACTGGAGACTATTTCTCCCTGAACTCCGAACAAAAGCTGCCTGAGGTAAGCAGCAACGAGATTAGCGCTCTAGTGGCCAAGCGAGCGGCCAAGATGGTGGAGGCCAGTAGTAAATACCTCGAAGAGGTAGCCGAGAAGGAAGCAGCCGAAGCAGAAGCCGCCCGACTTGAGGAAGAGCAGACTCAGATTGCACAAATGCGCTACCACGAACAGCAGTTAAACGCAGAGGCCATGGACGCATTGGTGGGCAAGAATGCCAAGCGCCGGCGGAAGGAGGCCAAGGAGATGCAGGTGATTGACATATCTGGGTCTCAGGTGCTACCTGATCGCGAGGAATGGATGCGATCGGCTCTTGCTTCGTCCACCACCTTCCAACCGACCGGCGTGCTGACGGACGAGGAGCCGGTGGCAGGGACTAGGCGCAAGCACCAGATCACCTACCTGGCGCACAAGGCGAAGGCCAACGAAGCCGAGCTGCAGGCCATGTGGTCGGCCAACCGGCAGACCCGTCGGGCCACCCAAAGCAAATACGGCTTTTGA
- the LOC6610362 gene encoding transmembrane protein 60: protein MTLAHRALFTWFIVLVFLILLCLRLDPRTTWNWFVTFTPLWFFDVIIIIYVIIKFIRKWRNLTCLTDLLFLYKWNIAGVLLTIASQVMICLTLEYPQQIPIYVTVAPVILLLSTAIFYVGSRLGKREGWIQ, encoded by the coding sequence CTTTTTACTTGGTTTATCGTCCTGGTCTTCCTGATTCTTTTGTGTCTCCGCCTGGATCCGCGCACCACCTGGAATTGGTTCGTCACCTTTACGCCGCTCTGGTTCTTCGATgtgatcatcatcatctacGTGATCATTAAATTTATCCGCAAGTGGCGGAACCTAACCTGCCTGACGGATCTCCTGTTCCTCTACAAATGGAACATTGCCGGCGTCCTGCTAACCATCGCCTCCCAAGTGATGATCTGCCTAACGCTGGAGTACCCGCAACAGATTCCCATATACGTGACCGTTGCCCCGGTCATCCTGCTGCTGAGCACCGCCATCTTCTATGTGGGCAGCAGGCTGGGAAAACGAGAGGGCTGGATACAGTAG
- the LOC6610367 gene encoding vacuolar protein sorting-associated protein VTA1 homolog, with protein sequence MEFPPCPPSLKSIQHFLKLAQEHDTRDVVIAYWARLYALQVGLKASTQTGEETKLLLGIMDWLEQMKKQYAENEAITNEVAAQAHIENYALKLFLYADKQDREENFGKNVVKAFYSSGVLYDILQTFGELSEEALHNRKYAKWKAAYIHNCLKNGETPIPGPLPDDDDEAELDGENANASADTSPEDAAGAAAPAPYQPEPDSQPPAPSSPTTSGVVPPTAEEVLNNPNKLPSPPVDEEKPGGFVPYVPTAQPNPATAATIYQPIVPVAGVQITPDQMITAQKYCKYAGSALNYDDVKTAIENLQKALKLLSTGSE encoded by the exons ATGGAGTTCCCGCCTTGTCCTCCATCGCTGAAGTCCATCCAGCACTTTCTGAAGCTGGCCCAGGAACATGATACCCGGGATGTGGTCATCGCCTACTGGGCGAGACTCTA TGCTCTCCAGGTGGGCCTCAAAGCCTCCACTCAAACGGGTGAGGAAACCAAATTGCTGCTGG GCATTATGGACTGGCTGGAGCAAATGAAGAAACAGTATGCTGAGAACGAGGCCATCACCAACGAGGTGGCTGCCCAGGCACACATAGAGAACTACGCCTTGAAACTGTTCCTGTACGCCGACAAACAGGATCGCGAGGAGAACTTCGGAAA AAACGTCGTTAAGGCCTTCTACTCCAGTGGTGTGCTCTACGACATACTCCAGACCTTCGGTGAACTGAGCGAAGAGGCGCTGCACAACAGGAAGTATGCCAAGTGGAAGGCCGCCTACATCCACAATTGCCTGAAGAACGGTGAGACACCGATTCCCGGCCCCTTGCcagacgacgacgatgaggCGGAGCTCGACGGGGAGAATGCCAACGCCTCGGCAGACACATCGCCGGAGGATGCCGCGGGAGCAGCTGCTCCAGCGCCTTACCAGCCGGAGCCTGACTCACAGCCACCTGCTCCATCATCGCCGACGACTTCCGGAGTGGTCCCTCCCACCGCCGAGGAGGTGCTGAACAACCCAAACAAATTGCCCAGTCCACCGGTGGACGAGGAGAAGCCGGGCGGCTTCGTGCCCTACGTGCCCACAGCTCAGCCTAATCCGGCCACGGCGGCCACCATTTACCAGCCCATTGTGCCCGTGGCCGGGGTGCAAATCACTCCCGACCAAATGATTACCGCCCAAAAGTATTGCAAGTACGCCGGCAGTGCCCTAAACTACGACGACGTCAAGACAGCCATCGAGAACCTGCAGAAGGCCTTGAAGCTGCTGAGCACCGGGTCCGAGTAG
- the LOC6610365 gene encoding transmembrane protein 35A, whose product MPPASNTIVLKSLSVLLGLFFIFVGTLKLTPHISKDLYKDLRTEYVKYAKVFPLTALFGVKIPSKWYRRTVGILEIVCGLAMALIPYHKVKNTANVTLLVLMLLGIYQHWMVSDPFERSGPALVFTFMLGGRLVVWYQTARLQDEATTAAQPAANGVKQD is encoded by the exons ATGCCTCCTGCATCCAATACGATCGTGCTGAAGAGCCTCTCCGTGCTGCTGGGCCTTTTCTTCATCTTCGTGGGCACCCTCAAGCTGACGCCGCACATCAGCAAGGATCTGTACAAGGACCTG CGCACAGAGTACGTGAAGTATGCCAAAGTGTTTCCGCTGACGGCGCTCTTCGGAGTGAAGATACCCTCGAAGTGGTACCGCCGCACCGTTGGCATCCTGGAGATCGTCTGCGGCCTGGCCATGGCTCTGATTCCCTATC ATAAGGTCAAAAACACGGCCAACGTTACGCTGCtagtgttgatgttgctgGGCATCTACCAGCACTGGATGGTCAGTGATCCCTTCGAGCGCTCCGGACCGGCGCTGGTCTTCACCTTCATGCTGGGCGGACGCCTGGTGGTCTGGTACCAGACCGCCCGCCTCCAGGACGAGGCCACGACGGCAGCGCAGCCTGCTGCGAACGGCGTGAAGCAGGACTAG